Genomic segment of Pseudomonas iranensis:
GCACGACCCGAAACGCTGCCGTTATCCGCTACCGGATATTCCTTGCCATAACCCTGAGCAACGATGCGCGAAGGATCGACGCCCATCTTGATCAGGGCCATCTGCACGGAAGTCGCGCGGCGCTCGGACAGCGACTGGTTGTAGCTCGCGGTGCCGGTGCTGTCGGTGTAACCCTCGACGATCACTTTGCGGTCCGGGTTTTCCTGAAGGAATTGCGCCAGTTTGTTGATGTTCACCAGGCCGCTGGATTTCAGATCAGCCTTGTTGGTGGCGAACAGCACGTCACCGAAAGTCACCAGCGTACCGCGATCGGTCTGCTTGGCGTTGAGGCTGTCCTGCAGTTGTTTGATCTGCTGGTCACGGGCATCCAGACGGGCCTGGGCACGTTGGGCTGCGGCGTTTTTCAGGTTGTTTTCAGCGGTGCGCAGAGCGATGGTCTGCTTGGCCACTTCGACGCGCTGGTTGGTCAGGTAAGCCAATTGGTCAACCTTGGCTGCATCTTCTTTGTCCAGATAAGCCTTGTCGGCCTTGTCCAGGTAATCGCTGGCGTCTTTGGTTTCCAGTGCCGCGACTTTGCTCGCCTGTGGGTTGGCCTGCAGGCCGGCGTAGTTGGTGCGCGCCTGTTCCAGGTTCGGGTTAGGCGGGGTGGAGCAGGCAGCCAGTGCAACGCTTGCGGCCAGAAGAGCGGGAATCATCAGTTGCTTACGCATAATTTGTCGTCCTTTCTATCGGTAAGAGTTTCAGCTTTGCGGTCGGGATGCGCGCTTACTGCACAGTGCGCTGGCTTTCCTGACGCAGTTCCTGAACACCTTTCTGGGAATCCTTCACAGCCTGTTCGGCCTTGGCGGCCTGAGCCTTGCGTTCAGCGACGCGAGCGTCCCATTCAGCCTGTTCGGACAGGCGACGGGCCTCGTCATACTTCTTGTCGTGCATGGCGATTTCAGCTTGTTTCAGTTTGTCCTGAGCCTGCTTCATCTCCACCGCAGCGAACTCGGTACCGCCAGCGCTGACGGCGCTGTTGACGGCCGATTGAGTGACGGCGTACTGCTCGGTCGGAGGATTACCGGCGCAACCGGCCAGTACGAAGCTGGTGCCGATGGCCAGAGCGGCCAGTTTCAGACCGCGCAGGTGGGAAAACGAGGTTTGGGTTTTCATGGTCTTCAACTCCATTAGGCATCTCCTGAAAATACAACTGAATCCATCCTGGCAGAGGAGCCGAAAGCATCGCTTGTAGACGCGAATTGAAACGCTCGTTCCAGGCGTGGTTACCTGTTCCGACCGGCGGCATTTTTGAAAAGTTCAGAAAAGATGGCCTATCGCCAAAAATTAAATTGACCGTTTGGACAAGGCTCTGGGACGGGAACTTTGGCGGTTTGAAGCGGTACGCGCGGGTGCAATCTGGCCGTTGATAAACCGATTTTCGATCTGGAATACGACCGATGTGGGAGCGAGCCTGCTCGCGAATGCGATGTGTCAGTCAGCGCAAATGCTGAATGAAAATCCGCATTCGCGAGCAGGCTCGCTCCCACGGTTTTGATGTGTGTCGGGTCAGTGCTTCTGCTTGTTCTCAGCCGAGGAGAGGTCATGCAAATGCCGTCGCGACAACGCCAGAAAACGCGGCGTCGGGCCTACATCTTCATACAACGGATCGCCTTCCTCATCCGTCGCCACCACCGTCGAACCCTTCACATACGGCAGGCTCGCTTCGAACTCCTCAAGCGCGGCGCCGATCAGTTCGCCGAGCAATTCCTCGGGGTGCCGCTTGGGATACATTTCGGCAATCGCCGCCAGGCGCGCGGCGGATTCCACATCCAGGTGAATCGTGTAGCCGGTGTCGGTCAGGCGACCTTTGGCGTTTTCTTCCCAATGCTGGGCGAGTTCACGAATTTTCATGATGACCTCATTTCGCGCCTGCTGATGGCAGGCCTGGGTGAGTGTCCGGCAGCGCCGGCGGCGGGCCGTCGTACGGCTTACTGTTGAGACTGGCT
This window contains:
- a CDS encoding OmpA family protein; the protein is MRKQLMIPALLAASVALAACSTPPNPNLEQARTNYAGLQANPQASKVAALETKDASDYLDKADKAYLDKEDAAKVDQLAYLTNQRVEVAKQTIALRTAENNLKNAAAQRAQARLDARDQQIKQLQDSLNAKQTDRGTLVTFGDVLFATNKADLKSSGLVNINKLAQFLQENPDRKVIVEGYTDSTGTASYNQSLSERRATSVQMALIKMGVDPSRIVAQGYGKEYPVADNGSVSGRAMNRRVEVTISNDNQPVAPRSSVSSN
- a CDS encoding DUF4398 domain-containing protein; amino-acid sequence: MELKTMKTQTSFSHLRGLKLAALAIGTSFVLAGCAGNPPTEQYAVTQSAVNSAVSAGGTEFAAVEMKQAQDKLKQAEIAMHDKKYDEARRLSEQAEWDARVAERKAQAAKAEQAVKDSQKGVQELRQESQRTVQ